ATTAACAAATATACACTTAAATCGCAAATCTTTAACACAAAACACAGGGTTCTCCCATTTACAGCCATATTTACTTGTGACATGTATTTTTAACCATATGGGCTAGGACTCAGTTTGCCTCCTGCCAATTTGGTGGTACCACTCTATATTCCCTGGCACCATCATCAGCCTACTGCTCTCCTGGGAGTTCTAGACAGCCCCAATTACATGTAAAAAGATatgctatatattaaaaaacattgtcaataataaaaatgtgaccACACCAAACAGCGAATAATACATAATGAATTAGCCAAGGCACTTTTATATTTCCAGGAACATGAGTTAATGGAATTCCATATTCAGAAGGATCACTATTATGTATACTGACAAATAAATTGATTTAATAATGTAGGACTGCTAGCCCCATGACAACTGCACATGAATGACATGATCATATTATAGACACTGGGGACATATTACTCCATCACTGTTGCAGCGAAAGTGCTGGTTGGCAATGTTTATTTGCATTCCATAATTTTTACATCTATGTCTGTATCAGTTGTCATCTGAAAGcaacaaatatttattcaaaacTGAAGAAAATGACTAAActtaagtaatgtttttttgaCCTTGGCATTTGTGTACAACACAAACCACTTCACACCATCAGtgttacaaatattattattagatgTGGTGTACTCTGGGTCACTGAGCTGCAAGCTGTCAGAGGCTGGGTCTTTGGACTACTATATTGGGTTGTTTCCTTTTGCATTGCTTGTTCATAACATTATTTCTTTATATTCCTCACTACTATAGAAAAATTTTAGTATTTTTGAAATAGAACATTCTTCTTTAAACATAATGATAAAGAATATAGTTGATACAAAACTTCGACCCCAAACCTAAAACTTCATTCATATGTAAATGTGCAAAACGCTGGGTTTTACAGAGAACTTTACACTCATCCAAATAAACGGATACATCACCAGGGTAACCGTAATGACAAAAAAGGTTATGTGCAGAGCACTCAAGGAGAAGAGATCTTACCATTCAAGCCATTGGGAATACTTCTGTGGTGAGGGGGGATGGACAGATCATCAGTTGATTTCCGGATTGTCCCAGCTTTGTTCTCGGTCGGTTTAATGTGGtgttggtggtggtggtggtggtcgGGGCTACCTGCGCTGCCAGTGCTGGAAGTGCTGCTGCCATCCCCCACATCTCTAGGGCCAGAACCTCCATTCAAATTTGTCAAGCTGTTCTGGCTATCGATAGAGCTTCTGGAGCCAGCACCATTCCTCTCCTCATCTAACATGAGGATGATCTCCTTCAGCTCCAGGTTGTCCCTTACTAAGGACTCCTGCTTTGCCTCCAGCTCCTTCAGCTTCTGCTGGTAAACCCCAACCTCCTTCCACATTGCAGTGGATGAGTGCCTACCAAATCTCTGCCATTCCCTGGACAGTTTCTTGCCCTTCTGTCTGTCATCATCCAAGAAACAGCAGAGTTCCCTTAGCTCCTGGCTGTCATCCTGAAGTTTCTGGTTGACATCCTTTAGCCCCCTGATCTCATGGAGATGGAGCTGAAGCCTCCTGTTGACATCCTTCATCATATTCCCATGCTCAACCATCAGGCTCA
The sequence above is a segment of the Xenopus laevis strain J_2021 chromosome 8L, Xenopus_laevis_v10.1, whole genome shotgun sequence genome. Coding sequences within it:
- the ccdc85c.L gene encoding coiled-coil domain-containing protein 85C isoform X2, which translates into the protein MATHCPGAEDIGTISDEELLRWSKEELIKRLRKVENEKMSLMVEHGNMMKDVNRRLQLHLHEIRGLKDVNQKLQDDSQELRELCCFLDDDRQKGKKLSREWQRFGRHSSTAMWKEVGVYQQKLKELEAKQESLVRDNLELKEIILMLDEERNGAGSRSSIDSQNSLTNLNGGSGPRDVGDGSSTSSTGSAGSPDHHHHHQHHIKPTENKAGTIRKSTDDLSIPPHHRSIPNGLNDSSTTYIRQLETRVKLLEDDNKLLSQGSARVTPEISSTSPAGYIPVVQKPEAVVHAMKVLEVHENLDRQMSDTYEEDLSEKEKAIVREMCNVVWRKLGDAANSKPSIRQHLSGNQFKGPL
- the ccdc85c.L gene encoding coiled-coil domain-containing protein 85C isoform X1, translated to MATHCPGAEDIGTISDEELLRWSKEELIKRLRKVENEKMSLMVEHGNMMKDVNRRLQLHLHEIRGLKDVNQKLQDDSQELRELCCFLDDDRQKGKKLSREWQRFGRHSSTAMWKEVGVYQQKLKELEAKQESLVRDNLELKEIILMLDEERNGAGSRSSIDSQNSLTNLNGGSGPRDVGDGSSTSSTGSAGSPDHHHHHQHHIKPTENKAGTIRKSTDDLSIPPHHRSIPNGLNDSSTTYIRQLETRVKLLEDDNKLLSQHSTSGTLRKGLSPYHSESQLSSLPQYQEPLQNGSARVTPEISSTSPAGYIPVVQKPEAVVHAMKVLEVHENLDRQMSDTYEEDLSEKEKAIVREMCNVVWRKLGDAANSKPSIRQHLSGNQFKGPL